The following are from one region of the Amylibacter sp. IMCC11727 genome:
- the moaA gene encoding GTP 3',8-cyclase MoaA yields the protein MTDAPQLIDPFARAITYLRVSVTDRCDFRCVYCMSENMTFLPKKELLSLEELDRLCTAFVEQGVRKLRITGGEPLVRRGIMDYFRGMKRHIDSGKLDELTLTTNGSQLRRFAQDLADCGVKRVNISLDTLNEQKFAEITRWGRLAQVLDGIDAAQEAGLRVKINVVALKGGNEDELETIVKWCADRGMDLTFIEVMPMGDLGNEDRLDQYWSLKDLKARLEQTWSLTELSESTGGPARYVRVNETGQKIGFITPLTHNFCESCNRVRLTCTGQLFQCLGQEDEADLRKVLRDNSHDDAPLIDAIHAAIAKKPKGHDFDYSRQEVAGTMSRHMSHTGG from the coding sequence ATGACTGATGCACCTCAACTTATCGACCCTTTTGCCCGTGCTATCACCTATTTGCGGGTGTCCGTGACAGACCGTTGCGATTTCCGTTGTGTGTATTGCATGTCAGAGAACATGACGTTCCTACCCAAAAAGGAATTGTTAAGCCTTGAGGAGTTGGATCGGCTTTGCACCGCTTTTGTGGAACAAGGCGTGCGCAAGTTGCGTATTACGGGGGGGGAACCGCTCGTGCGTCGTGGGATCATGGACTATTTCCGCGGCATGAAACGGCATATCGACAGCGGTAAGTTGGATGAGCTGACGCTGACAACAAACGGCAGCCAATTGCGCCGTTTTGCGCAGGATTTGGCGGATTGTGGTGTGAAACGGGTCAATATCTCTCTTGATACACTGAACGAACAGAAATTCGCAGAAATCACCCGCTGGGGGCGATTGGCGCAGGTTCTGGATGGGATTGATGCCGCGCAAGAAGCTGGCTTGCGGGTAAAGATCAACGTTGTGGCCCTAAAAGGTGGCAATGAAGACGAGCTGGAAACCATCGTGAAATGGTGCGCTGATCGCGGTATGGATTTGACCTTTATCGAAGTGATGCCCATGGGTGACCTTGGGAATGAAGATAGGCTCGATCAATACTGGTCGCTTAAGGACCTGAAAGCGCGGCTGGAGCAAACTTGGTCCCTCACGGAGCTCTCCGAAAGCACGGGAGGACCAGCGCGATATGTTCGGGTCAATGAAACGGGTCAGAAAATCGGGTTTATCACGCCGTTGACCCACAATTTCTGTGAAAGCTGCAATCGCGTGCGTTTGACCTGCACGGGACAGCTGTTCCAATGCCTTGGCCAAGAAGACGAAGCAGATTTGCGCAAAGTTCTGCGGGACAATTCACATGATGATGCGCCACTGATCGACGCCATTCATGCGGCCATTGCGAAAAAGCCAAAGGGCCATGATTTTGATTATTCTCGTCAGGAAGTGGCAGGAACCATGTCACGCCATATGAGCCATACTGGCGGCTGA
- a CDS encoding GNAT family N-acetyltransferase, translated as MSVLTHTIASIQPVIKGGFRARLADTPQDLRNAQQLRHDMFVGTGDQGEALDSDHFDALCQHVLIEDVQTKALQSCFRILHLGSGASINTSYSAQFYDLSRLMHYPRPILEVGRFCSAPYATDPNILRLGLAVLTRYVDTHSIGMMFGCSSFPGNDTGPFADALALLKTRHLAPDVWAPAVKSVETDPFAERLADHRPILKTATATMPSLLRTYLSMGGWVSDHAVIDRNLDTFHVFTGVEIDKIPPRRAELLRADAV; from the coding sequence ATGTCGGTTCTCACTCACACAATCGCGTCGATTCAGCCTGTGATCAAGGGCGGGTTTCGGGCGCGTTTGGCAGACACCCCGCAAGATTTGCGCAACGCTCAACAACTGCGCCACGATATGTTTGTGGGGACGGGGGACCAAGGCGAGGCCTTGGATTCCGATCATTTTGATGCCCTGTGCCAACACGTTTTAATCGAAGATGTGCAAACCAAGGCACTGCAATCGTGTTTTCGCATTTTGCACTTAGGCTCTGGGGCCAGCATCAACACCAGCTATTCTGCGCAGTTTTATGATCTGTCCCGTTTGATGCATTACCCGCGTCCCATTCTCGAAGTTGGGCGTTTCTGTTCGGCACCCTATGCCACGGACCCCAACATCCTGCGACTCGGTTTGGCAGTTCTAACGCGATATGTGGACACGCACAGCATTGGGATGATGTTTGGATGTTCATCTTTCCCCGGTAACGATACAGGCCCGTTTGCCGATGCGCTGGCGCTGTTGAAAACCCGCCATCTCGCCCCTGATGTCTGGGCACCAGCGGTGAAATCGGTTGAAACGGACCCGTTTGCCGAACGGCTGGCGGACCATCGGCCCATTCTAAAAACCGCAACAGCCACCATGCCGTCACTGCTGCGCACGTATCTGTCCATGGGAGGATGGGTGTCCGATCATGCGGTAATTGATCGAAATCTTGATACGTTCCATGTGTTTACGGGAGTTGAGATTGATAAAATCCCACCACGGCGCGCCGAATTGTTGCGCGCAGACGCGGTTTAA
- the msrB gene encoding peptide-methionine (R)-S-oxide reductase MsrB, with translation MTAKITKTDAEWREQLSDLAFKVTRKAGTERAFTNDNFPKADGVFHCVCCDAPLFDAQTKFDSGTGWPSFYAPKAADAVEEHEDNGWFMRRTEVVCARCDAHLGHVFPDGPQPTGLRYCMNGVAMTFKPEDA, from the coding sequence ATGACAGCTAAAATCACCAAAACCGATGCTGAATGGCGTGAACAACTGTCAGACCTCGCCTTTAAGGTGACCCGGAAAGCAGGGACCGAACGCGCCTTTACCAATGACAATTTTCCCAAAGCCGACGGGGTGTTCCATTGCGTTTGCTGTGATGCACCGCTTTTTGATGCGCAAACCAAATTTGACAGCGGCACTGGATGGCCTTCGTTTTACGCGCCAAAGGCGGCAGATGCGGTAGAAGAGCACGAGGACAATGGCTGGTTTATGCGCCGCACCGAAGTTGTGTGCGCCCGCTGCGATGCACATCTGGGCCATGTGTTCCCAGACGGGCCACAGCCCACTGGCTTGCGGTATTGCATGAACGGTGTCGCGATGACGTTTAAGCCAGAAGACGCATAG
- the bamE gene encoding outer membrane protein assembly factor BamE: protein MPRKWHNKQGTSNMHFTLGTKIRSFAAGIAFFGMAACSATYTNHGYVPSDTELANVIVGADSRGTVEEVIGRPSSTGVLSDGAWYYISSRVRYYTYNKPEVVERTILAISFDENDTVSNIERFGLEDGQVVPFSRRVTSSGVAGTSFFRQLVRNLGNFAPGQLLEENS, encoded by the coding sequence ATGCCGCGCAAGTGGCACAACAAACAGGGCACAAGCAATATGCATTTCACGCTTGGCACAAAGATCAGGTCTTTTGCAGCAGGTATCGCGTTTTTCGGTATGGCGGCATGTTCGGCCACTTACACCAATCACGGATATGTTCCGTCGGATACTGAATTGGCCAATGTCATCGTCGGCGCAGATTCCCGTGGAACTGTGGAAGAGGTGATTGGGCGTCCATCGTCCACTGGCGTTTTGTCGGATGGAGCGTGGTATTACATTTCAAGCCGCGTGCGCTATTACACCTATAACAAACCCGAAGTGGTTGAGCGTACCATCCTCGCGATTTCTTTTGATGAAAATGACACCGTGTCAAACATCGAAAGATTCGGATTGGAAGACGGGCAGGTTGTCCCGTTCAGCCGTCGGGTCACATCGTCTGGTGTTGCTGGCACATCCTTCTTCCGTCAGCTGGTTCGCAACTTGGGCAACTTTGCACCTGGTCAACTTCTCGAAGAAAACTCCTAA
- a CDS encoding DUF177 domain-containing protein, with the protein MASSAKQPKRKITEPVLMVADMPSGREISFEITFDDDQKAQTVEQLALLELHKLRFAGKITPQGKSDWSLDGELGATATQACVVTLDPVKTRVDEPVSRSFLARWEEPEADSISEMDEDVESEPLGDQIDLAAIAVEALALALPDYPRKSDVALEEAVFSEPGVKPMTDDDAKPFAGLAALKEKLEKGE; encoded by the coding sequence ATGGCCAGCTCCGCAAAACAACCGAAACGAAAGATCACAGAACCCGTTCTGATGGTGGCTGACATGCCGTCTGGCCGTGAGATTTCTTTCGAGATTACCTTTGACGACGACCAAAAGGCCCAAACGGTTGAGCAATTGGCCCTTTTAGAGCTGCACAAGCTTCGCTTTGCGGGGAAAATTACCCCACAAGGGAAATCGGACTGGTCTTTGGATGGAGAACTTGGTGCGACAGCGACACAAGCCTGTGTTGTGACGCTCGACCCTGTAAAAACGCGGGTAGATGAGCCTGTTTCGCGATCATTTCTGGCCCGTTGGGAAGAACCCGAAGCAGATAGCATTTCTGAAATGGACGAAGATGTCGAATCAGAACCCTTGGGCGATCAGATTGATCTGGCAGCTATTGCTGTTGAAGCGCTTGCTTTGGCTTTGCCAGATTACCCACGCAAGTCAGATGTGGCCTTGGAAGAGGCTGTTTTTTCAGAACCAGGGGTCAAACCCATGACAGATGACGACGCCAAACCGTTTGCAGGGCTTGCTGCCTTGAAAGAAAAGTTGGAAAAAGGCGAATAA